The genomic stretch GATTTTATTATGCCTGCAGTAAACCAAATTATTTCTGAGGCATCAAGAATTCGTTACCGTTCAAACAATGACTGGACTTGTCCTATTACAATCCGTGCTCCATATGGTGGTGGCGTACACGGTGCACTTTACCACTCTCAATCAGTTGAGAAGGTATTTGCAGGTCAACCTGGTTTAAAAATTGTAATGCCATCTACTCCTTATGATGTTAAAGGATTATTAAAAGCGGCAATTCGTGATAACGACCCAGTAATATTCTTTGAACACAAACGTGCTTATCGTTTAATTAAAGGTGAAGTACCTGAAACTGATTATGTACTTCCAATTGGTAAAGCTGATGTAAAACGTGAAGGTGAAGATATTACAATCATCACTTACGGATTATGTGTACATTTTGCTCTTCAAGCAGCAGAAAAATTAGCTCAAGATGGCATTTCAGCACATGTTTTAGATTTACGTACAATTTATCCATTAGATAAAGAATCTATTATCGAAGCTGCTGCTAAAACAGGTAAAGTTTTATTAGTAACTGAAGATAATAAAGAAGGAAGCATTATGAGCGAAGTAGCAGCAATTATTGCTGAAAATTGCTTATTTGATTTAGATGCTCCAATCGCTCGTCTTGCTGGCCCTGATGTTCCAGCAATGCCTTATTCACCTACAATGGAAAAATTCTTTATGGTTAATCCAGATAAAGTGGAAAAAGCGGCTAGAGAACTTGCAGCATTTTAATGGCACTGTTTGAAAAAGGGGGACATAATGATGATCGAAAATATTAAAATGCCTCAATTAGGTGAAAGCGTAACAGAAGGTACAATTAGTAGTTGGTTAGTAAAAGTAGGGGACCATGTAAATAAATACGATCCTCTTGCTGAAGTTATGACAGATAAAGTTAATGCAGAAGTACCATCTTCATTTACTGGCGTTATCAAAGAATTAATCGCGAATGAAGGCGACACTTTAGCAGTTGGAGAAGTCATTTGTACAATTGAAGTAGAAGGCGCTTCTGGTGAAGTAGCTGCTACTACAATTGAAGAAAAACCAGCTGAAAAAGTTGCACCTGCAGCACCAGTAGCACCAGTTCAAACACCAGTAGCTGCTGCACCTGCGCAAACTATTTCTAAAACAGATGAATCAGGTAAAGTACGTTTTTCACCAGCTGTACTTCGTATAGCACAAGAAAATAATCTTGACCTTTCACTAATTCCTGGTACAGGAAACAATGGTCGAGTTACTCGAAAAGACGTTTTAAATGCAATTGCTAATGGTGTTCCTCAAGCTGCACCAGCTCCAGTTGTAGCTCAAACTCCAGTACAACCAGTTGCAGCACAAACTGCTCCTGCTGTTGAAGTAGCTAAAGCACCAGCTCCTGTTATTCCTACAGCAGTTGGAGATATTGAGATTCCTGTTACAGGCGTACGTAAAGCAATTGCTGCAAATATGTTACGTAGTAAGCACGAAGCTCCACATGCTTGGATGATGATCGAAGTTGATGTAACAAACTTAGTTAATTACAGAAATAGCCTTAAAGACTCATTCAAACAAAAAGAAGGCTTCTCTTTAACATTCTTCGCATTCTTTGTTAAAGCAGTAGCTCAAGCACTTAAAGAATACCCAATGATTAATTCAATGTGGGCTGGCGACAAAATCATCCAAAAGAAAGATATTAACTTATCGATCGCTGTTGCAACTGATGATGCATTATTCGTACCAGTAATCAAAAATGCTGATGAGAAAACAATCAAAGGTATTGCACGCGAAATTACTGAACTTGCTACAAAAGTTCGTACTGGTAAATTAAAATCAGACGAAATGCAAGGTGGTACATTCACAGTTAATAACACTGGATCATTTGGAAGTGTACAAAGCGCAGGAATCATTAACTATCCACAAGCTGCAATTTTACAAATTGAAAGCATCGTAAAACGCCCAGCCGTTGTAAACGGAATGATTGGCGTACGCGATATGGTTAACCTATGCTTATCACTTGATCACCGTGTCCTTGACGGATTCATTTGTGGTAAATTCCTAGGAAGAGTAAAAGAAATCCTAGAAAACACAACAAAAGAAAATACTAGTGTGTATTAATAGATAAATTAAAGAGATTGTCCTTTAAGGGCAATCTCTTTAATTTATCTTGATTATATCTTTAGAAGCATGAAACTAACTTGGAAGGTAATATTGTGTCACTACTTGAAAAGTTAAGAACGAAGACCTACAAAGCACAACCAGTCAAAAGAGTATACATACCCCATCCAGTAATTAAACAACTTGTTAATGAGTGAAAGTAAGGTTCGATATTCACTTTCAATGCAAAAAAAGTAACGTTCACACAAAGGATAAACAAAGTTTAGTCCTAATTAGACTTTTATTTTTAATAAAGATTTTAACCTTAAACTGGAATTTCAGTTGTGCAGAAGTAGGGATACAAGCCTATATCTCCTACTGAATAGGATGGAATATGTTTCGAGTTCTATGATAAAATTGAATAATCGTACTAATCTGAAATTAATAAAAATAGGGGTGGATTTTATGCTAGTCGAGAAAGAGGGCTATTTCATATCAACTAATAAAGAATTATTAAACAGAGAAGTCATTTATAATTTTTTAGACAAAGATTCATATTGGGCAAACGAAATTCCATTTGATTATATAGAGCGGTTTATTAAAAGTTCATTCTGCTTTGGTGTCTATAAGGGAAATCCAGAAGCAAATGAACCAAACCAAGTGGGCTTTGCAAGAGTCGTGACTGATGGGGTAACATTCGCCTACCTCGCAGATGTATTTATCCTACCTGATCATCGTAAAAAAGGTTTATCTAAATGGCTAATGGAACAAATCATGAATGATGAAAATGTATCAATAGTTCGAACGTTTATGTTAGGAACGAGAGATGCACATGACTTATATCGTAAATATGGTTTTGAAGTCATAGATAATAGTAAAAATAGATTTATGGCAATTTTAAAAGACAATTTGTATAAGAATATGAAAAGTAAATAATAAGAACGCGGTTGTAGGTTAGAAAATCATATTTTTTAGTTTACTAAAATGTTATTTTCTAACCTTAATCCAGCTTAATCCTTTCCTTTTATCTTGCAGGCCTCTCACAGTTCCTAATTACTTTAAGTTTCTCTGACTTAGCCTTTAGACTTCTCTTATTCGATTCATCTCTGCATTTCTTAGGAATAGTCCTTCACTAAAATTTATTCATCCTTAGTTAAAGATTTCTCTTTATTCACTGAACCATCCCTTTTTTTGTCTAGGAACTAATCCCTTTACAAACTGTAATATTTGTAAGATAATTTACAAATATGTGACATCTTAGAGAAATAGGGGGGGATAAGATGTTTAAAAATTTATCTGCCGTACATCCTGTTGCTTGGAATATCGTAATTGGAACTTTGTTCGTTAGATTTGCTAGCACAGTAAGTATGCCGTTTTTAGCTATTTATTTAACTTCGGTTAAACATATCTCACCTGCAATGGTTGGGCTTATGTTAACAGTTTCATCATTTTTAGGGGTGTTTTTCAGCTTCATAGGAGGAACTCTTTCTGATCGTATTGGGAGGAAAACTATTTTACTATC from Arthrobacter citreus encodes the following:
- a CDS encoding GNAT family N-acetyltransferase, giving the protein MLVEKEGYFISTNKELLNREVIYNFLDKDSYWANEIPFDYIERFIKSSFCFGVYKGNPEANEPNQVGFARVVTDGVTFAYLADVFILPDHRKKGLSKWLMEQIMNDENVSIVRTFMLGTRDAHDLYRKYGFEVIDNSKNRFMAILKDNLYKNMKSK
- a CDS encoding 2-oxo acid dehydrogenase subunit E2, producing MMIENIKMPQLGESVTEGTISSWLVKVGDHVNKYDPLAEVMTDKVNAEVPSSFTGVIKELIANEGDTLAVGEVICTIEVEGASGEVAATTIEEKPAEKVAPAAPVAPVQTPVAAAPAQTISKTDESGKVRFSPAVLRIAQENNLDLSLIPGTGNNGRVTRKDVLNAIANGVPQAAPAPVVAQTPVQPVAAQTAPAVEVAKAPAPVIPTAVGDIEIPVTGVRKAIAANMLRSKHEAPHAWMMIEVDVTNLVNYRNSLKDSFKQKEGFSLTFFAFFVKAVAQALKEYPMINSMWAGDKIIQKKDINLSIAVATDDALFVPVIKNADEKTIKGIAREITELATKVRTGKLKSDEMQGGTFTVNNTGSFGSVQSAGIINYPQAAILQIESIVKRPAVVNGMIGVRDMVNLCLSLDHRVLDGFICGKFLGRVKEILENTTKENTSVY
- a CDS encoding alpha-ketoacid dehydrogenase subunit beta, which encodes MAVMSYIDAVTLALKEEMERDPKVFVLGEDVGLKGGVFKATNGLYDQFGEDRVLDTPLAESAIAGVGIGAAMYGLRPVAEMQFADFIMPAVNQIISEASRIRYRSNNDWTCPITIRAPYGGGVHGALYHSQSVEKVFAGQPGLKIVMPSTPYDVKGLLKAAIRDNDPVIFFEHKRAYRLIKGEVPETDYVLPIGKADVKREGEDITIITYGLCVHFALQAAEKLAQDGISAHVLDLRTIYPLDKESIIEAAAKTGKVLLVTEDNKEGSIMSEVAAIIAENCLFDLDAPIARLAGPDVPAMPYSPTMEKFFMVNPDKVEKAARELAAF